The Lolium rigidum isolate FL_2022 chromosome 2, APGP_CSIRO_Lrig_0.1, whole genome shotgun sequence genomic interval TCTAAGAGGTGTCTGCCGTCGTTGAGCATCTCGAACACCCTGGCGATGTCAGCCGCGTCGTAGCTGTTGTTGTAGTAGCCGGCGACCTCGTCGTCTTCTCGGCGCCTCGCTGCTACGGAGCTAGAGCGAGCGGTAGCAGCATGGCGGTGGAAGCTGACGAAGCCACGGAGGGCCTTGCCGGCGATCCTGCCGCGGCGGATGTCCATGGCAGGCGTACGCTCAGACGGCAGCACGCCACGCCGCAGCATGTAGAGAACGGCGCGCGTCACGCGCCATAGCCGCCGCGCCACGCTCTTCGGCTCACCGGTGGTAGTCTTCGCGGCGACGTCCTTGCCGGCCATTTGCAGGAGGGGCTATCAAATCACTTCGCGGTTATTGATGTGGTACCAGTGATATTGTCACTGGCTCTCGTAGATGGTGTCTGGCTAGGGTATGGCGTTGCGGTCGCTGGTATTTGAAGGCGAGGGTACGGTGTCGTTGCCTGCCGGGTTCGGATCCAAAGCACCAGAAGGAATTGCGGCTTGTATTATTTGGTTGGCCTAGGTGGCGTGCATGCTTTCAGGTTTAGAGTATTATAGGTCTGTAGTTGGATGGTTACCATAGCAGTGGTGTTCTAGCTAGATTGGATCAAAATTGCAAGTTTAACATTTTAATGTTTCATGAAAACGAAATATGTTTTCAATGGGAGATGATATTTCCGTTGATAGTGAGACATATTTGgaaacttcgtcaatttcaagacccTTGGATCAATCTCGCAGGTTTAGTCTCTCGAATATGCTCATGGGCCTCATCTTTGTGACcgcactgtgtttcgcaaaaagaaTACTACTTTGTTTCAAAACTCTATCGTTATTTTAAAATATAGACTACTCATCTGTTCCATAATTTTTGGCGTTCTAGTTAAAACTTACGATAAGCTTTATAGAACGCACTGAGTAGCTTGCATGATTGGGTGTCATGGTTTGTGGTTTATGTGTACCAAAGTTTTAAATAGTATAGCATCTCTATAGCGGATTCACAACACTTTCCCCAAAGACAAGTTCTTTTAGCGATAGATAGAATCTTCCGCTAATAGCTCGCTAAATAGCGAGGGCTAAAAAATAGCGCTATTTCTCCCAATAAACCAAAATATTTCCATATTTGGATTTGAAATAAGTTAGACCTGGGTATGTAATTTACATTTATGCACTACTTTTATTATTATAATCATCTTATGTAGTATAAGTTTGTATCATTGAATTTCTTGACATATCTATAGATGATATGAATATTTCATGCCTAACTTTTCTACGAGTTATCTTATTTTGATAAAACGCTAAATAGTTTAGCTTTCTTAGCGTGTGGAAATAGTAGCTGCTAAGACGCATAGCTCGCTATTTTAAACTTTTGTGTGTACAAAGAACGTACTCCCTGCATGAAACATATGTCGATTTGCTGAACACGTCGGATAGGGAATTGGAGGCTCTCTCCTTTGTTATTCATCTCGAGCATCAGACTAGGTCGTTTGTGCCGTTCGTGCCGCAGGTGCACTACCGCAGAGGACAGACTAGGTCTTCGCAACTGGATATATGTGGCTCTGAACTCCGTAAAATTATCGATGTATTTTTCCTAGAcaatatgaagaaatgacaagtcAAGTGAGTTCAACCAAGAAGAGGCATGCATAGCCGTGAGAAGAAACCGACGAGTGTTCGATCCAATTCAGAGCTAATCATGTGGCAACCCCAATTATTGGTCAGCTTAATCTGCTTTGGATTGGCGAGGGAGGGACACTTGTTGCCAAAAGAAGATCTGGCGCTTCACATCATCCACGTAGCACACGCACCACCAAGGTGATGACCGGCACACACCTAACCTAATTTCATCTACACGTCAGAGGTCGGTGCTACATACTCATGTGTAGaaagtttggttccgaaaaaagcGTCGTTGGATAGCTATAGACTTTTACAGCCTACCAATATCATCTACAAAATTGTTTCTAAGGTCCTCACAAACAGACTTAAAGTGTTTATTGGAGATATAATTTCTCGGAATCAGAGTGCATTTATTCCTGGCCAGCTTATCTCCGATAATGTGCTGGTGGCTTATGAGATGACACATTTTATAAAGCACAAACGAAGTGGTGATGGTTATATGGCAGTCAAGCTAGACATAAGTAAAGCCTATGACAGAGTCGAATGGAATTTTCTAGAAGCCATGCTTACAAAACTCGGATTTCATTCTAATTGGGTGTCTCTCTTAATGAAATGTGTCCGGTCTGTGACCTATAGGATTAAAGTTAATGGGGAGCTTACCGATGTCATTAACCCTCAACGTGGACTTAGACAGGGAGATCCTTTGTCCCCATATTTATTCTTGATTGTTGCTGAAGACTTTTCATCACTTCTACACATTGCCGAACAACAAGGCCTCATTGAGGGTATCAAAATCTGTCCCAATGCGCCAAGTGTCTCACACCTCCTCTTTACTGATGACTCTTTGTTGTTGGTCAAGGCTGACTGTGATAATGCCATGGAACTACAGGGCATCTTAAATCTATATGAAGCTTGTTCAGGTCAAGTCACTACAAGGAATCGGGTCTATTGCAACAACAAAAATTGTCGCAATAGATGCCGTTTTGTGGCAATATGCACCTATTGCCACGAAATGACGTTCGTTGGCAAGCGTTGCAATTACATGTATGGTAATAGACTATTGCAACGAAAACGCGATTGTGGCAATAAAGCGATCTATTGCAACAACCATGTAGGAAGTTGCCACATGTTTTCCCGTGGCAGCACTCACTTGTCTCCACAATTTGGTCTGTGGAGATAGCTTGCCGCAACATGCAGccgttgaaaggatcgtatgccgcacctagaggggggtgaataggtgctaaccaatttttagttctttttcaatttaggcttgacacaaaggtaaattctctagatatgcaactaagtgaatttacctatatgacaaggtaaccaacctagcaagatatagctacgcaatatataggagatagaataggatataggtaaccgagagtggagcacgcgatgacacggagatgattcccgtagttcccttcctttgcaagaaggtacgtctacgtttggaggagtgtggttgctacgaaagccaaaccaacagccacgaaggcttcactcagatttcctgtgagcaacgccacgaaggcctagcccacttccactaagggatttcctcgaggcggaaaccgggcctttacaaagttcttggggcacacatccacaaccgaattggaggctcccaaatctgtaacaacacaacaatcaacaacaatacatcaacacaaatcaactagggatctaaagaggaacactagcaagagggccctcaaacaaatgagggggaaatgtaaatcgcttcggtgaggatgtagatcggtgtcttctccttcgaatctccaaagatcaagagctttggttgggggaggaaggagatcttgcaaatcttgtgttcttgaggtggctctaatggtggtgaagcttggcagatttttgtgcaatgattgagaaaggagcaaggtagaagaaggggggtataaatacccccttccaatttccagccgttggagcttcggggggggggcggataatccccccccccggaaaatccggctccggccaaatatccggccaaatgtccggtccctgtccagagctgcttttccttaggtccttagccgatttcgagggggccggatattttggaaatatccggcccgaattATCCGGCCCTAGGGCAAATCCGGGCAAttatccggcccatgtccagggtgtactgagccacaaattctcaagtccttagccgaaaaatgggggccggatattctggaAATatacggcccggattatccggcccggtgaTCCTGTTACAGCTTCTTTTTGACACGACTTACAACAtccatcacatatatatatatatatatatatatatatatatatatatatatatatatatatatatatatatatatatatatatatctatataatccctgtaccacttaaacaaacattagtgtatcacatatattgacatcaaacacacaaaacataatatgagagatgttctttcagtctccccctttttggtgtttgatgacaatatacagatttgcaagagaatcactatagagtcaagcatgatggcaaaacatagaggcactccccctacatgtgtgcatataagtaatttgcatttgaatacaaatacacaacacataggtgcggggtgcctcaacacaagagatatccaacatgagctctaacaagagagacatagacatatatgaggttgagataaggtgatagaaatcatacccatatggagatatataatacggagatatagcatcgcacacaatataataaccttgatctcaacatatagaaatccgaaaaccataacaaagtctcacaccacatagcacatagtttgaaacgaaacacaaccaaaccaaatagttcaaataagagggaacacaagcaataaaggaatgataaacgcatatgcttgtgctcaaaccatgcaaatccccgatagaattcctaatagaacacttctccccctttggcatcgagacaccaaaaaggggacaagcgcgatgctactcgccccatggagatcactcggagccATCTTCGTCGTCGGACTGGtacgcctcttcttcttcttgatcagtgTCAGGGGCCTCCGGAGAGTTGCGAGTGTAGTTGGCCCTCTGAATGCAGTCCTCAAGATCATTCCACGGAACCTGTGaagaatgccacccactgtaacctgggtgaactggaggctgaggcggaggtccttgctcaccactgagcttatgaagaatgaccgcctgagtatgctgaatctcagaacgctcacggctggctgcatagttctccttatggatctcaatattcatgcaaagaatgtgacgctgaaaccaactgagcTTCTTCACTTGTCTCTTCATGgcaggaagatcagcatggcgagtgatacgtctccgacgtatcgataatttcttatgttctatgccatattattgatgatacctacatgttttatgcacactttatgtcatattcgtgcattttctggaactaacctattaacaagatgccgaagtgccggttctcgttttctgctgtttttggtttcgtaaatcctagtaacgaaatattctcggaattggacgaaacgaagacccgagggcctatttttccacgaaccttccggaagaccgaagagcatacgaagtggggccacgaggtggcgacaccacatggcggcgcggccaaggggggcccgcgccgcccgtggtgtgggcccctcgtcgagcccccgactcgcccttccgcctacttaaagcctccatcgcgaaacccccgatgcgaaaaaaccacgatacggaaaaccttaccgagacgccgccgccgccgatcccatctcggggattcggagatctcctccggcaccccgccggagaggggattcatctccgcgaggactctacaccgccatggtcgcctccggagtgatgagtgagtagttcacccctggactatgggtccatagcagtagctagatggttgtcttctcctcattgtgcttcattgttggatcttgtgagctgcctaacatgatcaagatcatctatctgtaatactctatgttttgcttgtcgggatccgatggatagagaataccatgttatgttaattatcaagttattacatatgtgttgtttatgatcttgcatgctctccgttactagtagaggctctggccaagtttttgcttttaactccaagagggagtatttatgctcgatagtgggttcatgcctgcattgacacctgggacgagtgacgagaaagttctaaggttgtgttgtgtctgttgccactagggataaaacattggcgctatgtccgaggatgtagttgttgattacattacgcaccatacttaatgcaattgtccgttgctttgcaacttaatacctggaaggggttcggacgataacctgaaggtggactttttaggcatagatgcagttggatggcggtctatgtactttgtcgtaatgcccaattaaatctcactatacttatcatgccatgtatgtgcatttttatgccctctctatttgtcaattgcccgactgtaatttgttcacccaacatgcttttatcttatgggagagacacctctagtgaactgtggaccccggtccattcttttaatactgaaatacaaatctgctgcaatacttgttttactctcgcaaacaatcatcttccacacaatacggttaatcctttgttacgagcaagccggtgagattgacaacctcactgtttcgttggggcaaagtactttggttgtgttgtgcgggttccacgttggcgccgaatctccggtgttgcgccgcactacatcccgccgccatcaaccttcaacgtgcttcttgactcctactcggttcgattaaaccttggtttcttatcgagggaaacttgccgctgtgcgcatcacaccttcctcttggggttcccaacggacgtgtcaactacacgcatcaagcaaatttctcggcgccgttgtcggggagatcaagacacgccgcaaggggagtctccacttcccaatctctttactttgtttttgtcttgctttattttatttactactttgtttgctgcattatatcaaaacacaaaaaaattagttgctagttttactttatttactgtcttgtttgctatatcaaaaacacaaaaaaattagtttacttgcatttactttatctagtttgttttatttactattgctaaaatggccaaccctgaaaatactaagttgtgtgacttcactagcacaaataataatgatttcctatgcacacctattgctccacctgctactacagcagaattctttgaaattaaactccgctttacttaatcttgtcatgagaaagcaattttccggtgttagttctgatgatgctgctgcccatctcaataattttgttgaactatgtgaaatgcaaaaatataaagatgtagatggtgacattataaaattaaaattgttccctttctcattaagaggaagagctaaagattggttgctatctccgcctaagaatagtattgattcatggactaaatgcaaggatgcttttattggtagatattatccccctgctaaaattatatctttgaggagtagcataatgaattttaaacaattggataatgaacatgttgctcaagcttgggaaagaatgaaatctctggttaaaaattgcccaacccatggatcgactacttggatgatcatccaaaccttctatgcaggactaaatttttcttcgcggaatttattggattcagctgctggaggtacctttatgtccatcactcttggtgaagcaacaaagcttcttgataatatgatgattaattactctgaatggcacacgaaaagagctccacaaggtaagaaggtaaattctgtcgaagaatcctcttccttgaatgataagattgatgctattatgtctatggttgcgaatgataggactaatgttgatcttaataatgttccattagcttcattggttgctcaagaagaacatgttgatgtaaacttcattaaaaataataatttcaacaacaatgcttatcggaacaattctagtaataactataggccatatccttataataatggtaacggttatgctaattcttatgggaattcttacaacaataataggaatacaccccctggacttgaagccatgcttaaagaatttattagtacacaaactgcctttaacaaatctgttgaggaaaagctcaataaaattgatattcttgtttctagagttgatagtcttgcctctgatgttgatcttttgaaattgaaagttatgcctaatagggatattgaaaataaaattgttactacagaaaatgccatccaagttagaattaatgagaatataagattaatggccgaactgcgtgctaggtgggatagagaagaaaatgaaaaactagctaaaaaggaaaatgtagctaaagtttggactattaccaccactagcaatgctaatgattcatatgttgctgcacctcctactatcaatggtaaaataattggtgttggcaatgcttctactcctagtgcaaagcgcgcaaaattacccgaaaccgctaaaactgctaaaccgcttgtgataaaaccgctgaaattttttccaaccttggggatgataatcccattgctttagattgtaatgatttagattttgatgatttccacatctctgaagttataaagttcttgcaaaaacttgctaagagtcccaatgctagcgctataaactcggctttcacaaaacatattacaaatgctctcataaaagctagagaagagaaactaaatcttgaaacttctattcctagaaagctagaggatggttgggagcccatcattaaaatgagagtcaaagattttgattgtaatgctttatgtgatcttggtgcaagtatttcagttatgcctaaaaaagtctatgatatgcttgacttgccaccattgaaaaattgttatttggatgttaatctcgtcgataatgctaaaaagaaacctttggggagaattgataatgttcatNNNNNNNNNNNNNNNNNNNNNNNNNNNNNNNNNNNNNNNNNNNNNNNNNNNNNNNNNNNNNNNNNNNNNNNNNNNNNNNNNNNNNNNNNNNNNNNNNNNNgcgatcacattgaccttggatccgtttccaacgcgcatcgtcacttcatccttcagtagttgtcgtttattctttagttccctgtttcgagttacaaatatgagcaaccgaaccagtatcaaatacccaggtactagaacgagaactagtgagataaacatctataacatgtatatctgatataccttctttcttcttcttgacaaggccgctcttcagatccgctaaatacttggagcaattacgcttccagtgtcccttctctttgcagtaatagcactcagcatcaggcttagggccgttcttaggtttcataggaggcgtggcagctttcttgccacccttcttgaattttcccttagacttgccctgtttcttgaacctggtggtcttgttgaccatcaacacttggtgctctttcttgatctcaatctcagcagcttttagcatgccaaagagttcaggtaactccttgttcatgttccgcatattgtagttcatcacaaagttcttgtaacttggtggcggtgattgaaggacacgattaatccccggtccgttaggaatcactattcccaagtcaccgagtttcttcgcatgcccggtcatggcgagcatgtgctcactaatggagctgccttcttccatcatacagactCGAAGAAatatttcgatgcttcatagcattccacggccgcatgagtctcaaaaatagctttcagctcattcatcaactcatgaggatcgtggtgctcaaaacgtttttgaagatcggattccggatcgcacgggatggcacatcgaacttgagagtaccgagttttccgagtctcgtaaacagcttttacttcatcggtttcagtttctgcaggagggtcacctagcggtgcatcaagcacatattgcagacttccgccagagaggaagatcctcacatgacggaaccagtcggtgaagttgctaccgttgctcctaagcttttctttctctaggaactggttaaaattgattggggacgccatctctacaacatatatttgtaatagtttagactaagtttatgacaaattgagttcaaattttaattcaacataattaaaaaactaggtgcactcccactcaaaacaatatccctcgcattgtcttagtgatcacacgaaccaaatccatcgcacctaaacccgatcatcacgagaaaaggtgtgatttcaatggcgaacactcaaagtgttcatcatatcaatcatatgattcatgctctacctttcggtatcatgtgttccgagaccatgtacgtacatgctaggctcgtcaaggccaccttagtatccgcatgtgcaaagctgtcttgcacccgttgtatgtacttatcgaatctatcacacccgatcatcacgagatgcttcgaaacgacaagacttgataacggtgctactaaggatgaacactttattatcttgagattttagtgagggatcatcttataatgctaccgtcgcgatctaagcaaaataagatgcataaaaggattaacatcacatgcgagttcatatgtgatatgatatggcccttttgtctttgcgcctttgatcttcatctccaaagcacggacatgatctccatcatctttgggcatgatctccatcatcgtcggcgtagcgtcaaggtcaatggcgccgtcttcatgattgtcctccatgtagcaactattacaactactttgaaatactactcaacatgaaatttaaagacaaccataaggctcctgccggttgccacaataaaataatgatcatctcatacatattcatcatcatattatggccatatcacatcaccaaaccactgcaaaaacaagttagacgctctctaatttggtttgcatattttacgtggtttagggttttcgatatagatctaatctacctacgaacatgaaccacaacgttgatactaatgttgtcaatagaagagtaaattgaatctttactatagtaggagagacagacacccgcaaagcctcttatgcaatacaagttgcatgtctaacgaggaacaagtctcatgaacgcggtcatgtaaagttagtccgagccgcttcatcccactatgccataaagatgcaaagtactcaactaaagataacaagagcatcaacgcccacaaaaccattgtgtcctactcgtgcaaccatctattcatagacacggctctgataccactgtaggataacgttgcatagaaaacaaaaaatttcctaccgcgaacacgcaatccaagccaagatgcaatctagaagacggtagcaacgaggggatatcgagtctcacccttgaagagattccaaagcctacaagatgaggctcttgttgctgcggtagacgttcacttgccgcttgcaaaagcgcgtagaagatcttgatcacgatcggttccggcgccacgaacgggcagcacctccgtactcggtcacacgttcggttgttgatgaagacgacgtccacctcccgttccggcgggcagcggaagtagtagctcctcttgaatccgacgagcacgacggcgtggtgtcggtggcggtggagaactccggcggagcttcgctaaagcacgcgggagctatggaggagaggggcggctagggtttgggaggggtggccggccactcaaggggcggccgggttgtggtcttggggtggccggccccctcccttggcccctcattatataggtggatccccaagagttggtctccaagtcttcgaataagacccgaaccaaaaccttccaaaaagaggggaaacctagccaagctaggactcccaccaaaggtgggagttccacctcccatatgggggggtggccggccccctaagggggagtccacttgggactcctcccccactagggttggccggccatggaggtggagtcccatgtggactccaccttccttggtggtttcttccggacttttctagaaccttctagaaccttccatagaaccttccgcgacattttaattcacataaaatgacatcctatatatgaatcttattctccggaccattcggaactcctcgtgatgtccgggatctcatccgggactccgaacaaatattagaactccattccatattcaaatactaccatttcaacatccaactttaagtgtgtcaccctacggttcgtgaactatgcggacatggttgagtactcactccgaccaataaccaatagcgggatacgggagatccataatggctcccacatattcaacgatgactttagtgatcgaatgaaccattcacatacaataccaattccctttgtctcgcgatattttacttgtccgaggtttgatcttcggtatcactctataccttgttcaacctcgtctcccgacaagtactctttactcgtaccatggtatgtggtctcttatgaacttattcatatgcttgcaagacattagacgacattccaccgagagggcccagagtatatctatccgtcatcgggatggacaaatcccactgttgatccatatgcctcaactcatactttccggatacttaatcccacctttataaccacccatttacgcagtggcgtttagtgtaatcaaagtacctttccggtataagtgatttacatgatctcatggtcataaggactaggtaactatgtatcgaaagcttatagcaaataacttaatgacgagatcttatgctacgcttaatatgggtgtatccattacatcattcatacaatgatataaccttgttattaataacctccaatattcatgattatgaaactaatcatccattaatcaacaagctagttaagaggcatactagggactctttgttgtttacatatcacacatgtatcaatgtttcggttaatacaattatagcatggtatataaacatttatcataaacataaagatatataataaccacttttattattgcctcttgggcatatctccaacaaaactaACTCATCTACTGTAGAGAATCTGACAATAGGCGCGCCAACCAAATGGCAAAAGCTCTGGAGCTTGAATATCCCTAGGAAAATCAG includes:
- the LOC124691162 gene encoding uncharacterized protein LOC124691162, with the translated sequence MAGKDVAAKTTTGEPKSVARRLWRVTRAVLYMLRRGVLPSERTPAMDIRRGRIAGKALRGFVSFHRHAATARSSSVAARRREDDEVAGYYNNSYDAADIARVFEMLNDGRHLLDDEDALPAATPSPALQTFGCGAAAGQLRVAGSLFAASEHQQVDSKADEFIRRFYEQLRAQQSLAATPDYYGHAARPVAA